The genomic stretch ATAGGCAGCATGGAATTCTGGGACTGTGGAGGGGTGCCAGCGCTGCTGTACCGAGGGTCAGTGTGGGGTCAGCCACTCAGCTCTCCACCTTCTCCACCTCCAAGGAGTTTGTCACTGAGCTACAGGTCAGTACACATCTCACTCACAGGGTGGTGGGAGTATACTGTGTAGGCTGACTGATGAAAGTGTGTATTCATCAGCTTTCcaccatgtgtgcatgttttccaCATGACCGTTCAGGCTGCTCATTGTATAACACAGATGGAGCAGCTGTGGTATGTGGTTGAGCAACAGAAAATGAATCAGCCAGACTTTATCAGGCAGGAGGTTCCTGGTCTTAAACAGAATATTTGTGGTCACAGTTTAGTATAATGAATTGATTCACTGATCATTAGACCTAAGGTCAGAgctacagagaggagaagagttGTAGTCTGTAGCTGTGTATAGGTTACAAAAGCAGTTGTGTGACTGACAACACACTCTGGAATAGAAATTTAACACCTTTCAATGGGCCCCTTGGCTGGAAACATGAAGCTTACACAACCAGTGCATTAGCTTTTAGAGTCGTCTCTAAAATGCTGACAACTGTGGATTAAAGGAGTGTCATACAGACACATTTCCTTTGATCAGCCCTTGAACTTTTGCCAAGAAAGTTTTCGCTGCCCTAATTTGCCAGAGCTCCGTTAGGTTCTTTTAAATAGTTGTGTGAGGGTGGAGGTCTGACTGCACCTACAGGTAACACTGGCAGCTCTGTAACTCCAGTGAAATGCACCTTTGAGCCAAACACAGTGTACGTCACAAGTCAAACCGCTTTAAACCAACAGTGTTTTAGCTGCTACTGTGCTACCTGTTTATTGTGTTATGGATGTACCATCTCATATATATTGTGTTGTAAAGCAGCAGTACAGTGTAGAAAATAGCTTCAACTAAAGCTGCTGCagtaagtgtgtatgtgcaccAATAATAGTACCATTCTTCTGTTTCACTGCATGTGCTGGCACAACATGTTAAAATTAGACGTGTACCTTGACGATGATTTACAGAGCTACCATCACTGCAGCCTCTCAGTTCTCACATAAAGTTTAAGAAAATGTCTGTTAACTCACTGTGTGTCACCAAATGAGGAAACAATGTTGTGTTCCAGTCCACTCATGGCATGATAGATGTGTTGGTAGAAGAACTGCATGCTTGTGGTTTCATTCCTGAGCACAGATACTGGcacatgaaatgaaaaacatgtGATCCTTGATCAGATTTTGATATAACAGTGATATAACAGCGAAGCAGAAATGTTTAGTTTGAAGTTGCTGCCTCTACATCACTGttatttctcctcttcctcaggtgTTCCCAGTGAACAGCTGGATGGtggctctgactgcaggaaTGATCAGCAGCGTAGTGGTGGTACTGACCATGACGCCTTTTGATGTGGTGAGCACACGGCTCTACAACCAGCCTGTGGATGAGCTAGGAAAGGTGAGCAGAAAGTATATTGTATAATCTTATATGCAGGTGGCCGATATGTgatgcagatttttttctgcACGTATGGCCATTTTATGTTTGCATTGCAGGGTGCTTAGCCTTTGTAAACATCATGTATTAAATtatgaaataataattattaattagAATAATTAATTAAGGACACAAAGAACACACAATTGACTACTATTCACTTGCTTGTGATTTCGAGAGTGATTGTAGTACCAATGCTTAATGTGAGATATAACCTCAAACATTTACCATTGCTGGGATATGAGACTGTCTGTTCAGTGGACTGACGGCCATCTTTGTGTCTTTCAGGGGCAGCTTTATAAAGGATTCACTGACTGCTTCTCAAAGACGCTGAAGAAAGAGGGTTTGATAGGACTCTACAAAGGCCTGGGAGCATCTTATTTCCGACTCGGCCCACACACCATTCTGTCTTTGTTCTTCTGGGATGAACTGCGCAAACTGTACCAGGAGTTCAGATAGCACCAGGGACAGAGAAACTGGAAAATGGGTAActcattatgtttttttagtgCAGAGGTTAAATACATCCTCATTTAATGAGTGTACGATCATAGGGTAAAAGAAAAGCCAGGAGATGCTCTGTGTTCTTAAATGGAAGGAGCAAAGGTTAACATTTTACACTCCAATTAAACATTCTACTCAGAATGTGTCAAAATCTATCGCATCCAACTCACACAAAAGCACATGGATTTGTCTTTGTAGACATATGCGCACAGTGCTTTATGTCCTCTGAGGGGAATACATTTAGCATCATAACTTTTATTGCTCTGAAACTCGAAAATATCATTATATCATTCCAAAACAATCATCAACTTTGTGGAGAAAGCATAAAAACATGGCCCGCAGTCTGAGCCGGCATCTGATACTACCTCATCAGGCACGTGAGCAGGAATAGTGACATTGATGACCTTGTGTTGGCAGGAAGTGATGCAGAGTTTGATATAGCACATGTTGTAAGTCTTTGTAAGAAGGtgcccccccaccacacacacacacacacaaacccagaaGTACCACAGAGCCTTAAAAtcttacatacatacaaaacagAAGGAAATAAGACCCCAACCTTATCTGTAATAGCTCCTATTACACAGAACCACGCGTTTCCTCTTTACTGTCAAtaacagaagaggaaaaaaatccatACTTAAGACATCAGAACTATAAACGAAGCATATGATGTGTATACAGTGAGACTGCCAGAACAGGATGTGAAAGCAAATGGGTGTTTTCTTCAACAACACTGACAGCGTTGTGTTATATAAACAGCATTCATTACACATATAAATGTTTCTGTTCCTTTGTCACCAATGACCTGCAGCATAAGAAAGACCAGGACTCTCAGAAACATAAACCATAATGGATTATTACAAGCATTGAGCCTTATTACATTGATTTGGATCAAAAGTAGATCAATAAAGCACTTAAAAAGCACAATATGTGGAACgtctcttcagcagctggaataAAATAGATGTTACTGACTCCCCGTGAATGTCACCTTGAGAGGCAGGAGGGTACTTGTGGACCAATGAAAAGGTTCCGGcagctacattttttttgtttgtagtttTCAAAGGTGTGAGGACAGTAGATGGTGATATGATTGATTGTGAATCAATCATGTGTGTAAATTAAGTATAGTAAGTATAGAGCCAGTTACTCAACTTTACAGGTAAAATTATATAGCTgctggttttttttctttgtagcaCAAAGTCACTAATTTCTGTTAATTGTTTactgagaacaaaacaaaaacggTGGATTTCTCAGCTGCACTTTGTGCTCCATCATCTGAATTTATTATATAGCTTAACTATTTCTTCTTGCCCCTGTGTTTACTTGACTGTAAGattaaagatttatttttttacaaaatgaaAAGTATTCATATTACATCATCATTTGACGAGGTTTTGGAAATTTGTATTTCCAAAAGTACTATGAAAAGCTCAATAATTAATGATTTGCCTTAATAATGTACCCCAAAAGACCAAACAGGCACATACAAATACTTTGTACAGTGATATTTCAACATATGAAAagttaatataatataaatgatACATGCCGCTCTCTAACCTGTGGGTCAGACTTGGTGCTTTCTTCATAAAGGTTTTATAAGACAtctttcaacatgacagcacagtgtgtcatgAAACATTTAAGATATATGCTGTAGCAATAAGGATAATTTAAACAACTGGAGACTAATGTTACGTAGGTTTATTTTCATATGTATACTTGACGAGTCGCTGTACTGTATTTCTCACACACTGATTTTTAGAATTATTAAGTGGACCACACTATAGAAAAAGCAGTTTCTAAACAGTAAACTTGGTGCCAAAACGTGTGCCATTTAACAGTTAACAATGATATCTGATTCTTACCTATGCTTTCCACCATCTAGTCGTTATTTCAAAGCCAATGTTGTTACTTTAATTTGTGCTGTTTAAACTGAAAGTTGGTAACAATGAGCCAAAACTGAAGGGAGAGGTCATTTTGTTATGTTGATACTTTGGGAATTGCTCAACTCATTTGCACATGGTTCCATTGTGAAGTCTGATGAATGTTAAATGCTTAAGTCTGGTTATATTTCATGAATGTGTTACATGGGCTTTTAATATTTATGTACAGTGGACATAAAGAGGGAATAAATGATCTGACTTCTTGttgactgtttgtgttgttcatGTTTCTAAGTTCTCAAGTATACTGAATACAGTAAAACCTTTACTACAGTTTCTATTGATTAATGATACATGGGGTGTGTGATTCATTTCCTCAGAATCTGATTCATCTTCCCACAGCTGCATTGAAAATGTATCAACTGATGAACTTCCCTATTGGCTGATGGAGAACAGAAACTGACATATTGACCTGACAGCATCCTGCATTACACAAGTGTCCATGAGATATTGCAGTATACTGGATGGTTtgagtggtgcagtggttagcactgttgctttttgttcctttctgtgtggagtgttttaacattctaaagatgtgcttgtttGATGACTCTTAATTGCCCTTAGGCGTGTGAATGGTTGTTGGTCTGTGtatggtgacctgtccagggtgtaccccgcctctcacccatagatagctgggataggctccagcacTGCCCcgtgcactgcaggacaaagcgggttcagatgatggattttaaaaacataacTGATAAATAATGCTAGCAAGATAACACAATCAGAATGCTTAAATCTCTAATaagcatgctaacatttgctaAAGCTACTGAGAAGCAGTCAGCTTCTCTAAACTGTTTCACTTAAAGAATTTCTGGCATGTGCACCTCACATTGCTGCGCTGCATTACCAGACACGGCTGTGCCTAAAATAACTAACACTGTCTCTtaaaaaatcagctgtttgAGTTGTAGCATGTCTTCCAGTAGAAAACGTAGAGAGCATATACACAAATCGTGATGAGCGTTTCTAGCCTAAAGGTTCTGTTAATCCTGGAGAttgtaaatacaaatatttgtttttattacggAATAATTCACAGCATTATTACAGTCACAGCATGAAGAAAAGGTTTTTATGTGTGGCATTCATATTGTTTGGAAGCATCGATGAAGACGTTCTTACACACATAAATGATAGTTGGGAATAAATCTAAAAACATCACCTGGCTACATTGTTGTATATTTTTCTATGGCAGTGTGAGTGTTATGGATAAAACATAACCTTCTGATTATTTCATTTACTGAAGTCTCTTATGTCATGTCCATGCACCAGCTTTCAGCACACAACTGTGAATGCCCTCCTTTAGTTCCAGTAATAGCTGATGGTGGCCTACAAAGCTGTGCCGCTGCTGGGTAgaggcagctctgtgtgtaaatgttagtAAGAAACAGGATCTTTCAAGAGGCAGAGTCACACTCAGTTCCTCAGATAGAAGGACCATGTTCCAGTCTACAGTGTAACAGCAAATCTAAGACAAACATTGCTTCAGCCACAAAGGAGGTACTAATGTTACCTGCTTTGAttagactgtgtgtttttgctacTGCACGACTGCAGTCCAGTCTGATTTTTAGAGCCATATGACTTTGTAATATAAAATGTGTTGTAATAAACCAACCTACATAGACGTAGACTTGTGACTAAATACACCCTAAATCTGACAGCATCCTACAGATGAAAATCCTCAGGTGAAAAGTAAGTCTTATTTTAATCACTAGAGGTCAGCACAAGACTTTTTACTCCCTTACTCTTACAACAAAACCACACGCCCTCTTTTAAAGCTACTCTGTGAGAAGCTTTCAGCATGAATGCAAAGTGTCCCTGTAAACATCTGCACTTTGGTTCCAACATCTGGCACAGACTCTCAAAATGACAAGATATGACCTCTacgctctcttcttctccttctgagTGGTGTCGGTGCAGCTTCTGTAGCAGAGAACCTGGCCCAGGAGAACACAGCTGAGACAGGTGGACAACACGTGTGACAGACTCTCAATCGAGCTGGATGTCTCCTGTTAAGAAAATGTTTCAAGCAGCTAGTAAAGACAACAATGATGCATTAGTGTAAAAGGTTATGTGGCTGCATACCTGCAGAGACACCAAGGAAGCACCCAGAGAACctaacacagacagcagcactgacagagtGGACAGCTGGCCCGTGTGGCCGTTATTGTAGTTTGTTAAAGTCTGCAGACCCTGGAAGATAACAAGTGAATTCACCCATGTAATTGCACATTATTCATTCAGCGGTTCCGAGCTGAAGGTAAAGTATGAGTTGCTACCTTGCTTCCTATTACAGCTGCTAAACTGGAGGATTGTATCAGTGAGATGACCGCAGCAGCTGCATAGGAGGCCACAAGGAACATGACACCACCAAGGCCCAGGAGGAGGAACATTCCTGCCACAGCAATATAAAACAGCTCGTTAAGATCTGCCACATTTGTCGCCTAAAATGTTATACAGATGATTACTCACTAAATCAACAGTTATCTGACACAACATGGAAGGTTTAAACAATCACTTCATCCTCTGAAATAAAACAGCGAAAGCTTAGTaacaccagcaggtggtgctgcagGAAAGTGCTGAGCAAACAggtagagtgtgtgttttattttagctgagaaacattttcacattcAGGATAAAAGTgaccacacacataaaaaatgcTTTCATACTTTTTCCCTGTGTGTAGCAGTGTTTTTCAAAGGGGGACAATACAGCAGTTCTGACCTGGCTCCACTTAATCTGAGCAAAGTGTACAAAAATGTCAACGCCACTGATTCACAGatacatgaaaatgaaaatctggCAAATGTGTGTGCTTACCTGCAAGAGCTTCACCGCGATAATGGAAGATGAGCAGAACAATGGCTGCCGTCTGGCTCAATGTGAAGAGCCTCTCAGCCCAGGCACTGAAGAGCAAAAAGCACACAATGATAAACACAGgccatcaaaacaaaaacaacactcacTGAACACAAAGACTGAAACCTGCACAGTGTGTGAACTTGACAGGATCTGCACTGGCTGAATATTTTGAATGGATGTCCAGCATGTGAGTCATACATTCATAAAGCATGAGCACACCTGGGAAAACTCCTGCATCTGTTTGCTCCCTGAAACGCCTTTGTTATGCTATCATGAACTCAAACCATGTTGTTAAACGTGAGGGTTTTCTGCACAGGTTTGTAAAGATATCTGTTGTAGATTCATGACACGTGACTGATAAGTCAGCACTGAGGGAGAATCACTATATGCGTGTGCAGTTTAACAAGCGATTATGCAGGAACTTTGACAGTTTAAACACCCCCTAGTGCTGCCACTGTGTCCTGATGGATCATCTGACGTAACATTCTTGTGTTTGACTTTGATAACTTACAAGAGAGGAAAGCTGTTGGCCACAGCGTACACAACAGGACAGGAGAAAGcataaagctgcagcaggacagaCGGCAGACTCAGACCCTCTGCACTTCCTGTCCACAGTATCTTTAGCAGCTGTAGCAGCTGTGCTGCAAGTGACACAAAAACATTAGTACAGTAACCAATGTCTTATGTCTTAACAAAGAGGAAATGAGATATTTACAGCTACTTTACATATAACACGGCACCGTGCTGTAGCATGATTCAGTGTAATGCAGCGGTCTGCAGGCTGGATGTTGGTGCAACCGTCTTCCTCATTTGAGCATCATAAGAAAAACAATATTGTGTGACTTTTTCCTCAGGGTCACTTGTGATTGTGTGTCAGGGAAACTCTACCATCTACCCACCACTGTTACACTGTTTGTGTTGCTCCTGTCACGTGATTAAATCACGCTGATTTTTAACTTACCCAGGAATGCGTCCAGCAGGATCCAGACTCCCAGCACTTTGTTGAGTACAAACTTCAGGCACGGCGCTGCAGTGTGTAAatgacagacatgaaaacaatcaggcattttgttttttgtgcataTGCCGCAAAATAAGTTTGTATTTTAAGTGAAAACATCTATAGcactccttccttccttctgttcACGTTTTTGCGCATTTTACACAACATTTTTTCCTCCGACATTTCACCAACCAAAGCCTCACCGTGCCAATAAAAGTCCACGAAAATCTTCTCGTAGCATTTTTCTGGCATTAAATAGGTAACAAAGAAGTCTTTGACGGCAGACGAGCTCATGGTCGCTCAGTTTGTGTGATCCTCAAAAACAAGAGGGGAGTGGTTCAAAGGTTCCCAAATGTTTACAGCGGAGGCCAAACTGCACAAAGGGGGCGGACAGCCACGGATCCCAAACAGACAAAAAGCATGTCGTCTTCGGCTTCCAAATGACGTCATGATGGAGACATTCTGCAAGAAAATCACAGTGCGTTCAAACATTGTTAAAAacttacaataaaaataaaatgtagcaTGCACCTTCCTTTACAGAACCACACCCCCCAGATTAAATGATACCGAGTGTGTAGTAAGAGTTTAAACACAATATGAGGACTGAAGGGTGAAAGTATTTACTTTGCACTGTGTTACCATGTAGCGTGTGTTCACATATATTGAAGTTTGTTtctattcatttttatacatatgcattgtatttgtaagtgtttattattcaataatgtgtttttattagttttcatGTTAGGAACTTTtatagaaaatgaaagtaagtatactgaatgtattaagaagtgtgGAATGTTATTCTTCTCATATAACTTAGATTTGTAGctgactctctctgtctctcttgtttttctgctctctggagagagctccggttggtacgagatggtcataaattcagaccaaggatagcagcacctttgacctgataaaagccagatactaaaggaatgtgtttttctcctgagtgcccagtttatggtcatCCGTACATCAGCCTcccaacctatgagatttaaggaattgaagttttaccttatttggcagtaaacactaatggtctagttgctgtatgacccagggtctgcaggggggtagtagatgcccctgtgggccggcaggcgggaacgcccatggggtatatcaatgtgtgaattccatgtagagttgttgttgatgagttgttctttgttgttcatggttgttcttgccttgttctttgtatctcaacaacccagagctctgcgactcagaatttgcctcattgtttaataaattataattttgagaccagaatttatctgctccttccttacaaactaattcaggggaatcagaaggaaacaaggggattttcaccccgacaatttggcgcccgaacagggacctggaaggagtgtgggtcaaatgacatcttgcctgactgAGTGACTACTGGTGGCCACAATAAAACAAGGTAAGCAGAACCTGTTTAAccaaattctgcacattggacaatctaaattaagtagtcactgtgatgggtacggtgttttagagttcaaattgtaagaggcagattgtaagtcttaataagtaaaagaaaatgagatgaagtaaaaaagaaaatgagatgaagtaaaagagaaaatgagatgaagtaaaagagaaaaaggaaaagtgacactgagagagatattaaccaattaaaaataaaaagaataaaaaaagggttaatacaataacgtgaatgagcgttatgtcattgggagtagcatcccccgctatatttggacgcaaatatagataaagctcggttgaaagcccgtgggatttgatgacccctgaaacgacagtgatgaccgcctaaaaaataaaaataaaaaaaaagggtcacacagaggaaaagtgtcacagtgatcacaaaataataaagacaaaaaaaaggatcacgagaaaagagaaaagagaaaagagaagaaaatatatagcctattgtttaagttgtgttttatgtattgaaaattgtgttaaactgttttgacctcgcgccgtcgaggaaaggtgtcTACTCCGCGCCGTCGGagaactgagtgtgtgtgtgtaggcctatgtgtgtgtgttgcaggttgaatgagtgtctgtgtgtgtatatgagagTGTGTCTCTGCGCCGTCAGAGTCAGATTGAGGAATAGAAGAAGGCACATATAGGAAGGtatatttttaacatacagcaggtacgcaagaaggatttggtgagtggtaatcatgtctacgtggagGACAATAGACGagcagatgagtaagatgttgagccgttGTCGCGGACAGGCAGGTCCGGACAACAAgaagagagcagctgctgacatGCAGGCTGCGGTGTGTGCAGCTTTGATAGAGcaaggagtgaaaggagatgataggAAGCCGCTGAAGAGCGTAATTGCAACAGCGGAGAATAACATTAAATTAAAGCGAGATAAAAATGAGGAGAAGCGTaggacagtgagtgtgttggaGAAAATTAAGTGGAAGAAGGCAGCAAAGGCAGATGAGGAGAAACGTAAGATTTTATACCAGGCATATTTGTGTTGTCTTGATGAGGACTGTAAGGAGTTGGACACTACAACTGACACCAagcaggaagtagagagcgagggaactcagggggcggagataccgcctCCCTATTCGCCCGCTTCTATGGTAGCCGCTGCCCCACCTCAACCCCCACCTCAGGCCCCATCTCTGGGGATGTACCCTATTATAACTATTACTGATGGGAGGGTGGAAGtaacagacagacggacaggcCAATCCCTTTTAGGCTCAGTGCAAAGGCCTGGTGGTAATCCCCAGGCCTCACCCATACAGCTTTCATCCACCCCCCTTCCACAAGATGCATTTCTATGGAGAAGCCTTCAGGAGGCAGGATCTCCAAAACCTGTCACGCCCCAACATTCTGAACACACCACAAGAGCTAGCTCTCCAGACCTTTCTTGTGGATCATACACCTCTCTGCCACAGACGTCATCcaccagaaacaaaacaggaagaggaaggcagGTGGTAGTGACTTCTCAGTTAGCAGGAGAGGTGATAgatacagatgatgatgataatgttgATATGGTAAACGGTAATAGTAGTGCTCACACCAACACAACTGGTCTGCTGCAACAGATAGACCAAACCATAGTAGAGGTGCAGCGCCAGATGAGTAAGTCTGATCTGCCACGGCGACATACTATGACACTTagatctcacacacagcaagataaGCAAACCCAACCAACTGAGACTGTTTCTCAGTTTCCATTAGTACAGGCAGGCTCATTTCTGCGCTATAAGCCATACTCAGTAGGAGATGTGAACACACTGGTGGAAAAAATGCCGCCCCCTAGTGAGGGTGGAGGTTTATGGATGGATAAATTGGCTGAGATGACAGCTGGACAGACCCTAGCTCTAGGAGATTTCAGGGCTATTGCTTCTAGGATGATGTTACGCAGTGAGCTGCATGAGATAGAGACACAGTCAGGTACAGTTGGGCATGGTGATAATGAGAGATTTACTACATACAGTACCTGTATAGGGTTTGCTATGCGTGAATTGTTTCCATTGCCAGTGTCCACAGGTCCCCCTAAGTATACATGGGACCCAGCAGTGCCCCCTAGGGAGCATTTGGTGAAGTGCAGAGAGGATTGGACAAGGAAAACTGGTATGAATCCAAGCCAGCAGGGTGTCCAACAGCAGTGGTTCAGGAAGGCAGTAGAGGAGGGCCTCCCAGTCTCAGTCCAACAAGCCTTGAATAATAACCCAGATCTGCCTGGAAGTGCGTCCAATGTGTGGGAACGACATGTTacacatcacatggaacaacacaaaatgaaaacagaccaAGAGAATGTTGAATTAAAAGGGATTCAGGCTCAGTTATTGAAATTACAGCTAGGACAGGCTCGAAAGGATGTTACTGAGCAGAGGAAAGGTAAAAAAGACACCCCAGCAGTTCAGATGGTGGTGCAACCTCAgtccactcctcctccacagccacAGCCCCCAGTTGCTGATAATTACTCAACCCCACCTTGGGTTCCCCCACCTTTTAATCGTAGAGGGTGGGGCCAGAATCGTAGAGGAGGAAACTGGAGGGGACGGGGCagccgtgggggaggggggcgtGGACGGGGTGGAAACATGTGGGGCAGGCTTGGGAGCTGCTTCCACTGTGGTGAGCCTGGCCATTTGGGAGAGAGACTGTCCTTACAAAGTGGAATACTCACGTCGTCCACAAGGGGCACCCTGGTATCCATCACAGGGAAATGGAGGTCCAGGTCCTCAGCAGTTGGGACCTCCACCACCAGGACAGTACCCCTCCATGCTATGGGGGGGCGAGGGACCACATTTAGCATGAAGGTCCCCACAGAGAGGCTTAACTGTGGGGGTGTTGGCAGAACCCACACTGCAGGTGCAGGTTAATAATTCTGATTTGCCTTTTTTGGTTGATACTGGAGCAACATATTCCACTTTGAGACATCTTCCACCGTCAACCTCATTGTCGTCACACACTGTTCCGCTGGTTGGCTTCTCTGGGGAAACTCAACATCTGCCGTTCACGGATCCTCTAAAAACTGTGTTAGCAGGTCAGCAACACAGACATTGTTTTATATACTCTGACTCATCACCAGTGAACCTGATGGGAAGGGATCTTCTGATCAAGACTGGTGCATCCATCTTGTGTTCTTCAGATGGACTGACAGTGACTTTTCCAAATGGAATGACAATTGCCTGTTCCCAAAGTGTTGGGACGGGTGGACAATGGCTTATGAAGCCACTTACTCATCAGATGATATGTGCAGACATCTACTGGGCAAGACTACTGCCTGAATCTCCTGCAGGGGGCGGTCTCTTGAGTTTGTTTCACCTGTGGAAGCCTTGGATAATGTCTCTTCGACCTTATGGCTTGCCCTCTGACCCTCTGCATGTTACCCTTTTCTATGACA from Parambassis ranga chromosome 14, fParRan2.1, whole genome shotgun sequence encodes the following:
- the LOC114446287 gene encoding mannose-P-dolichol utilization defect 1 protein-like; protein product: MSSSAVKDFFVTYLMPEKCYEKIFVDFYWHAPCLKFVLNKVLGVWILLDAFLAQLLQLLKILWTGSAEGLSLPSVLLQLYAFSCPVVYAVANSFPLFAWAERLFTLSQTAAIVLLIFHYRGEALAGMFLLLGLGGVMFLVASYAAAAVISLIQSSSLAAVIGSKGLQTLTNYNNGHTGQLSTLSVLLSVLGSLGASLVSLQETSSSIESLSHVLSTCLSCVLLGQVLCYRSCTDTTQKEKKRA